The Chaetodon trifascialis isolate fChaTrf1 chromosome 11, fChaTrf1.hap1, whole genome shotgun sequence nucleotide sequence tcctaaatgaacatcatgctgtattgaaAGAGACTTGAAACTAGCAATGGAGACCAAAAAGtgtttactgaggtaataaatcaagtgagaggGACAGTCCTTTTCTCACAAGACTCTCATCggacttctttttgcaaccagcGGGGAAAGAATGCAGGTTGAAGGCCAGAAGTGCCTTAAACTGGCTTCATTTTCAGACCCGGAGGTCTGAAAAGATCTCTAGGTCCACTTCTTTTATGCAGTCGGTGGTCTGTTCAGGCATCAACTCACAgtgacatcaatgttgattaTATCTCCGTCTTGAAGTTGCCGACTGCAGAACATAAgcataagaagaaaaaaaaaatgaagcatgcATCGAGAGATTCccttacatttttaaaaatgtatttatttcttttgtattaTAATACAATTAATACTGGACATCCTCATAGTGCCCCACCTTTTAAATATATAGTATCTACTCTTTTGTCTTCATTGAATTCATCTAAGAAGACAAATTGTCCAACTAAAATGACACAGTTCATCATCCAAAGTTTCTATAtaaaaaaatcctgcttttaaaGATTTAAGTTATGGACATTCATTTAAATATAGTTAAATGTGTGATAAAATCATTTTCTCAGTGGCTGTGTTTACCTTCCCACTGGTAGCATCTCATTTtggaaggaaaacaaaggtaaaaagaaaaacgacatattattttgaacatttttcactgtttttgtgtctaaattAGGCCTGACACTAGGACTTCTTAATTATTTTGGCTCTTGAAATCAAAATTACTTTTGGTCCACTGTGGATATTAACATGAAGTTCCTCCTGTGGGTGTCACTATGTCCAGATTTCTTGAGCACTGTTTCTATGCTGAAGAGGTTTTATACAAAGCCCAGCTTCACTGTTCACTGAGTAATATTCTCTAAACCTGATCTAAATGTTGTGAATGAATGTCGTGCACATTTACCTGTCAGGTATGCCATGACAGACCACGTTGTTCACAGAGGTACAGACAGACTTGGGGAAACCTCCATATCTGAGAGGGGATGGGTAGGCGTTGTGCTTGATTGTCTCCTGGTGCACGATGAAGTCTATTTCATCTGTCGTCATGCCAACCTGGAAGCCACAGGTCataactgtttttgttgtttctcataacacagaaacacacacagtacttgtAGTGAGCAGGCGCTGACCTTCAGATTGCAACCAGCTAGTAGCAGTACATGTCTGGCAAGCTGACATGCCCTGGCAAGGCCTTCGATCTGCTCCTGGCCTTTGATCTCTATGTAGTCTGGCCATTCTGGGACCAGTGTAGTGCCTACATAGTCAGGCCGCGCAATGTGCTGCAGtcagggagaagaggaaggacaAGATATGAAGGATGGGTCATACTGTTGCAGAATACTGCTGTGGACTGTGGCATTACGGGGACACATGATACTGTACCTTGGGCACTGCATAGGCAGGCCTAACAGTAGCTGGGCGAACTACATTGTGAGAATTTTTCCACTTCCTCCAGAAGAAGCGCCGATGTTGCTGACACAGTGGGGATGTGGGGGGACCACAGCTTTTTAGACAACAAACCCTCCGTAAGAAACCACCCAGGCctagagaaagagaaagcaacaCAACGAAGAAGAGAGCTCTCAACAAtttgtttctggtttgttttgtttattgtgtgACCCATGATGAAGACCACTGTTTGGTACAATGCCCAAGCTGCCACCAAGAAGAGCAGAATTTGTATGACAAGTCTCAGGGTCTGTCGCTAGCAGTATGGCCACTACATGATTATTACTGGTTTACAGTAAAGGCTGAATTTTGTGTCACTGTGGATGTTCTGCTGTACCTGAGCACCTCTTGAGCACCTAATCAAACATGGAACTACACAGGATGTCCTGGTAGCCTAGAGGTTTAGACAGCCATCATAAAATCACATTGTTCCCTGTTTGAGTCTGACTGGGGGGACGTTGTTGCATGTCATCCTTCTCTTTTACTATCCAATAAAggcacaaaatgacaaaaaaaaatgaataagatAAAATATTCAACTACAAGTTTAATTACCAAGAGCGAGTGTTTTGAATGTCATTACTGTTTCCTAATACTGAATATAATATTGAGCAGATGTATGATATATCTATCTAATATTGCCACACAAAACTTTCGCAAGTAGTCAGTGTTGGTGTGGTCTGTTTTACGCCAGCAGCAAAGAGGTTTTTCCCTTCAGCGTATCGGTACCAAAGCTTTGCAACGACATTCACCGCACCAGCATCTGCACAAGCTAATGCAATCCAGTACAACTGATCTACTTTTGAGATGCCTGtcatgttcagttttgttgaCGCTGTCATAGAGGTAAAATAAGGTAAAACAATGTGGACAAAAACATGTACACACGTCTCAGTATAATGTCCTCCAGTTCAACGGTACAACTTATAGCAGCGCTAACGTTATAAGAAGTTATCTACAGTGTACCTAGCAAAGCTACATCAAGTGACAAACACGCTGTCACTTTGCTTCCAGAATATCAAAGCTTCCGTCcagttttcatgtatttgtttatcAGTAATTTGTTTTTACGTTACTCAGCACACGGCAGCCGCTAATACTCCCTGCCTGCTGGCGTGTGGACACTGTTTCGGCTCAGTACCTGATCTTGCTGCAAGTCCTGCcgagcagtgggctgccatcttTCTTCGTGGTCACGTGGTGCGGGAGTCACGTGATGCTTGATTCATACGCTACAAGCCATATGAAGAACCACAACAGTACTTGAGCACTGCTACTGTTACTTTActcctttttgtgtgtgtgctggacttttatatttatttctttatttattttcgtagttctttgttgttttagtAATTGAGTAAGTTCCTGTAGCATTATTATTTATAAATCTCTGTATTATGTAATGAATTTACACGTATACTGCTCAAGCAACATTTGCTAGAATTGAGTCAGTTGCATTATACATTTATGATGCTACCACATACCCATTTCTAATGGGTGAAGCCTTGGCCTGGAGGAGAGGTCATCAGGTGGCCTCCAACCTTCTCTAGGTGTTTCGACCCTTATCCACAACACCCTCCATTTGACGGGTCAGTCACTGCCCCTCTCCTCCAGGCTTCCAGCTTGTGTCCTGTCTTTTATGCCACAGCCAACAGGAGgctctttctgctgcttctcccaGCCTACGAACAGCTGCTTTTCTCAGGTGGCCTCTCAGCCCAAACTTTGTGAACAGATTCCACACTGATTGCACTGGGAATCCTCGACACCCCACTTCCACCGTCAAGAGACATGTTGTCCACCCCTTACCCTGGCAGTCATGGACAAGTTGTTGGTATCTgtcctttttccctctctgcagctTCCTCACAACCCTCATCCCACAGCACTGTCAACTCCGCCAGGAtgatctttttttccttctagAGACCACATGATGATGTCGGGCCTTAGAGTGGAGGACAGTCCCGCCTCTGGGAACTGAAGTTTCCTGCCGAGGTCAACCTCCATTTCCCATCCATGGGCTGGCTGCAGGAGATTCTGCCTGACTTGGCTGTTTGTCCCTCTTTCACAAAGCCAGTGGCGCTCAGTAGTGGTCTTGCTTTGGCTGGttgcttcttcctcctctcttgctccAGGAAGTCTGCAAGCACTGCCAACACCTTGTCATGGCGCCACGTGTATCTCCCCTGTGTCATTGCAGTCTTGCACCCTGACAGAATGTGCACCATGGTTCCTTTACTGCCACACAACCTGCACAGCGGGTCCTCCCTCACCCCCCACCTGTGCAGATTGACTGGGGTCGGTAAGGTGTCGTACACTACTCGGAGCAGAAAGGATATCCGGAATGGCTCCAGCTGCCACATTTCACTCCATGCGATGGTTCTCTTGGGGAGGTTCCACCTCGTCCAGGTGCCTTGAGTTGCGTGCTCGGTGGACTTTGCTCTTCTCCCTTCTTCCTCAAGGTTCTGGACCTCGTCCTGGATCAGGGTTTTTTTCTCCGTAGGGGTGGACTTTGACCACTGCTGGAAATGTGTTGTGCCTAGGCCCTGCCTCCCAGTGCATGGGTTTCCGATGATGTCTTTGGTCCTGAGAGAACATTCTGCCTGGTCAATTGCTGTGCTGGCGGCCCACTTACAGCCAGATCTTGTTCTAACTCCTGCTTCCCTGGTGAGTTGGTCTTGAGAGTCCTTATATGTCATGGACAGTCTGCACTTGGTGACCTTGAAttcctccaccactgatgaCAAGGGAAGCTGGAGCTGGCCCGAGCTTATGTAGAGCCCCAAGAATGTAAAGCTCAGGGGTATTCCCAACCATCTTCTGAGGTGCTTGTTGAActttctctccagctcttcaACAGCTGAAAGTGGCACCTCATACACGGTGAGAAGCCACATGAGTCTTGGAAACAGGCCATTGTTGGTAGACCCAGCACTTGTACTTCCCAGACAGGCCAGACTTATCGATCCTCTTCAACAACTCCTCAACTTGCTTTCCAATGTTGGAGCAGAATTGAGTCACACCTTTTGAATGTTGCAATTTATGTAATTTAAGTTGTAACAACATTACACGTCATGATTTATGATTGCACAAAGTTCGACAATCGTTCTTTATCCTGTCAGTGTACAGTATGAAGAACCGCATGGGACAGCTTTCGGCCTTTTAAGCCTGGAGGAAATTCAACCCCACCCCTCTGAACCCAAACACACCACTGAACACCTCTGTGTGGGACTTTACTTCAAATGACATTACAGAGATTGTTAAACAAAGTTACACAACACAGGCTAGTGGAGATATTGTAGAGGTCACTGCCTTATCAGTGACAACAAACACTGCTGATATCTCAAAGGGACACTTCACCAAGGCAAATGAGATAAGCTGTCATCCATTAGTATCAAAtagattgaaaatgaaaaggtttctcagcacaaaaatgaacaaTTGCTACAGGTACTGGATGTTGGAACGAAGCCAGTACTGACAGAGACATAGAGGTGAGCTAaatgacaaagaagaagagttgGTTGTTGGCCCAATAGGTCGTTTTCACAGCAAACAGTTTGACTTGTCCAGTGGGAAAACCACATGTGTTgcaaataacattaacaatggctccgATCTGTTTAAGTGTTTCAACAAGGCATGAGAGTGCGACAGTGAGCCATCATCACAATAAAAGGACTCAAAAACAGCCGCAGCAAAATGAAATACAGCCAGGGTTAATCCTATGAATCACAGATTCACATTTCTCACcgtgacatgtcaaaatatgtCCCATGATAATGGCCCATTCATATTATTAATGCTTCATAAATATCATAGCTGTAACTGTAATGCTTTGTTCTGGctcacctctctgtcctctaatGTTGAATTTCAGTAAGGAGTGTATAGCTCTGTGAAAGTCAACAATGGGCCTGTACTGTACATGGCTTATGGCAGAATGATCTAAACCCCATGTTGTTTATATTCATTGGATCTTGTCccatttttactcttttttttctttttttctgttttggctgctgtctctccatcttctccacTGAGATCTGCTTGTGCAAAACAATGGGTCCGTTTTCAGCAGTCACACCTCCTACATGGGACATGTCTCTTAGACAGAGCAGGACTGTTGGCCGGATAAGTGCACTGAGGACACGATAAACAAAGGTTCCCTTACCTCTGTCCATGTTAGGGCTTTCACTAAATCATCCTGATTTAACAGCCTGCTTCACTGCCTTGAGAAAATCTTGTAAAAGTAAACATGCCCTGTCTGTGCGCTtccttgtatttgtgtgtgcagttagtgtcaacagcagcagcaatagttgtagtagtagtgatAGTAGTAatgcagcagcgtgtgtgtgtgtgagagagagagagagagagagagagagagagcgagagagcgagtGCACGCGCGCGTTTACGTATGGTTATGTGTACAGTTCATTCCTCACAACGAAACCTTTAACATTTTAACTCTCAGATAATTTGATAATGAATCGAACTGATTGAATAATTGATCGCGACGTTTATTGTCTGCCTGATCGCGTTATATTTCTGAAATGCTGCACGCTTTCATTTTCACGCGCCAGCGACTGCACGTCTGATGGCGTGCGCTGCACCCTGCTCGCTCACTGTACGTGACGTCAAACCAGCATGGCGGTCAAGGTGACTTCGGCATCGCTCTCTTAACGATTTTCAACCCTCTAATTCAACATGTCTGCATGTTTTCTGCTCGTTTTCTTTTGTGGGATTTCTCAAAGCTAGACTTTCTGTCCCTGTGCGGGCAGGGTGTCCGGGATGCGGTGTTCTCTGAGGCTGTAGCATCCCTGAGCTAGCCGCCGCCCGGCTGGCCTTGGTGACACATCCACAACCTAGAAGTTAGCGAGAGAAAGCTAAACAGCTATCGGGTTgctaatactgagataaaacCTGCTAACGCTAAATAAAGTCGAATCTTTTCACAGCGGCCGACTCTCTCACAGTTCGCTGTCGTCCTGTCGCTTTTTGCCGATGTAAATCTTTACATGTCATTGCGGCGGGTCGTGTCCTCTTCCTGGGTATGCTTTGTACTCGCTAACTGGCTGCCCAGGTGTAACATCAAGTCGGGCTGCTGTAGATGTTTGGCTCGTTAGCTTGTCGAACGTTTAGCTAGTTGTCTAACTTGCTCAGTGTGACGGCAGCCGGGTGTAACTTTAGCTCTGGTGCTGTCTTCATGGCCGTGTCTCCTTCTCAGCAGTGGACGTTTCAAGGAGACAGACACTCTCAATCACGTAGCTTGTTTTGCTTCAGGTTTTGTCGAGTACACTGCTTGGAAAACTTGCTTTGCACaggagcttcttcttcttcttttttggtcATGTAAAAAGCATGTTGACATTGTCCAGCAGTGTCATAATGTTATTTGACTGTATTGTTTTAGGTGCAATCTACCAAACGCGGGGACCCAAGTGAGCTGAAGGCAATCTTCCAGAAGGTAAGATTTCACCCAAACCAAATGAAACGCAAATGTTTCTGCGCTCAGTGTCGCGTAGACATAGTAGAGTGTGTGCGCTTTGTACATATCCATCAGATGTATATGTGAAACGGCACTGTATGTAGAAAACAGTTCAGCACTGCTTTCACTTGGTCAATGAGCCTGCGAGTTTGTCATGGGGTTTAAATTACAGCATTAGCCGCAGTTAAAGGTCCAGCACAGACTGCTGTTATTGCATTAAAACACAAGTGACtaaaactgaatgtctttgatGATCATATTAATCAGTTAGACtaattttttctattttcttgtCAGGAGTTGAAGCTTAGACATGATAGTGTTTCATATTTGTCgagtcagcagcagctgttgtgaGTGGAGAGGTTGTTTTGTTCAGTCCTGAAAGAGAAGTGTTAAGCATctgcttttctcgctctctgTTGGCTTTGATCACCCGGGAATGTCTTGGGAATGTTTTTAAGGTTTATGAGGGCACTGTCATTTGGGAGCCTGGGGAGCTCCGTCAGGAGAGCGTCTGGCTTTTAACCCAAGAGTCCAGAATCAGTTTTCTGTTCAGACGGGATCGTCAGGTTTTCCCTCCAGTGCAACACAAGCATGGACTTGCATGTCAGCAGATCAGAGAGTGCTGTGTTACACCAGTGCTCATGTTatgtattaaaaaaagatttagAGTCACAGTAAAGGCTGTCCCATGTAagaggacacacatgcagactggCATGTCTGTGACCATGAGATGTGCATGAGTGATTGCAATAAGAGTGGATGTTGTTAACCTTCACCTTCCTCCACTGTCTTCTTGCGTGATGAGTGTGTGACCTGCTGTGTGGTTGTCGTGTGGGCCGGCTATTGTCGGCATGCTGACATTCATAGGTCAGATAGCTTACAAGCTCATGCCAAAAACATCAGTTCATTCGTGCATGTCCAAGTGTCGCTCTGAAATGTCACTCAATGACTGCTAGACCAATGACCTTGGTTGTTCAGGTGCAGCATGAATTATCAGCCCGCTTTAGTAAAAGGTGGATTACACAGTCTATGTTGAATTTAATAATTTGCAACTGTGACAAAtggggctgcagctaacagtttttttcattatggattcatctgcagattattttcacaattaattgtttgaaaaaatttttttcccagagcccaaagagAAATCTTCAGACTCTTTGTTTACtttcataaatgacaaagaaaatcagcaaattattccgtttaagaagctggaaccagcaaatgtttgatgtttttgcttgaaaaatgaagcTCTAGTAACAAGTTAAAAATAACAGTGGAATAAGTCAGTGTAGTGTAGGATGTAAAACATGCACCTTATAATGTTATACAATGCGCACAGCTTGTTGTGACACGAGATTTCAGCGAGTAGCAAACAGCCTACAGTATACAGTGTTGTACTGCTGACCTGTGGCTCACTGAAAGCCATGTACTGGTCACGCTCCACACTCATGCCTCTGAACGCTGACCAAACAGGccatcagctgcagcactgtgacGGCTAACAAAGCAGTTGTTCTTGATGTTGATTTAACTTTTTGCTTCTCTCCTCAGTATGCCAGTGTCGTGgacaaggatggagagaagttcaTGACCCCGGGAGACTTTGTCCAGAGGTATCTTGGACTCCACACGCAGATCCACCACAACCCCAAAACTGTACAGCTCATCGCTGCTGTCGCTGACACCACAAAGGACGGGTACGTTCTGACTCAGAAACCCTTGCACACAGTTTAATGTCACTAATTGACAGTTTATTGCGCCGTCTGATCACTGCTTGACATTGTAGCCATTtacagataagataaaactcTCAATGACTCTTATTTTCCAAACTGTGTTAGAGGTCTGGATAATAAATGATCTCATCTCACCTTTGTTGTCCTCATTGAGATTggatctctgtcctccagagcaaaaCCTGACCTGCGTGTGAGTCATTTGAGCCCCAGACTCTCTTACAAAACAGAGTTTTGTGAGTTGAGTTCTCTGTGACTAGATGAATTAAATGCcttgttaacagcagatcagctgcacagatgagtgcgatgcacaccatcacacactcagttatttttttaatgtatatcAGTGATTTCCCACCCATACTGCTTTAAATTGAGGAAAATCTGACTATCAATAATACAAGGGTATTGGGTCCTATTACAGGTATTATCTGACACAAATTTGCGTTCAGTGTCTGTGATaaaatgttttgattgttttggttaTAATCTAACAAGTATAATGTCGAGTCATAAGGATGATTGCAAAGAGATGGTTATTTTATACACAACCGATGCGTAGCTCATGTTGCACACAGCCTTGTTTCCCAAAAGGGACCTAAACAGGGACGTTATACTTATTACACACATATAAGCATCGAAAACAATAATATAGCATTGCCTATAATCACCCAGGCGTCGTGTGTGACAATGCAGTTCTGTTGAACGGTGCATCCTTTGGTGGCCCACGGTCATCATATACTCAGTAATTAAAGGCGTGTCTCCTTTCAACCGTCTCGCTTGCTCACTCTCtaaccctacgtttacacgtagcaggggattttggaaaacggatattttgacccctccgttttcaaaaataacatcgtgcacacaacatcgctttcaaaaatgttgtcgtttacatgaacccggataaacacgccgtcgagcgcatcataactatgccaaacctaaggggcgcgagtgtaaacataggtcactcacatgacattaagtattcagttgcatgttgtgacggTTCGGAACctttaacccagtttacatgCTGACAAATAGccggcattttcagaaatctccactttggccggagtttttaaaaatgatcgttttctgtgaaaaaaactctgtttacgtgtaaacgagaggccaaaccgcatgaaaacatatgcgttttccctaagtgtaaacgtagcctaaAGTCGAACAGCAGCCTGTTTTATGttagctaaaaacaaatatctgtatgTTGTGTATGGATGCCAGCACATTGTACTGATTGTGTTTACACCACCCGAAGATCACAACACATTTACACGTATATTAACACGTGCTTTTCTTCTCTTGATAACGTGTGTGGATACAGATTGCATTTTAATTCCAGGTTTAAATGAGGTGTTAACCCAGAAAGACTTGTAGGTAGTTTAATCTTCGGTTTTCTTTCAgttcacatgaaaacattttgcagtATATGTTTGCATATATaaattttgtttttacactaaATGTGGGACATGGTGAAAACTGTTGCTGGGAACAGAGCAaatgctttatttgtttgtgtgtgtttgtgtgtgtgcttatgtggTGTTCAGTGAAGTGGTGAATGTGCTTAATCATacgtcttttcttttttccctcttaaaCCACATATACACCCACAGGCTGATCTCATTCCAGGAGTTTCTTGCCTTTGAATCAGTGTTGTGTGCACCCGACACTCTCTTCATAGTAGCCTTCCAGCTGTTTGACAAGACTGGAACTGGAGCCATCTCCTTCGGTAGGGGccagtgtgtctctctctctttttgcatgagctttcagttcagttcacacaaCTTCAGTGAAtacaaaaaagacaatataGCACTGCAAAATA carries:
- the metap1d gene encoding methionine aminopeptidase 1D, mitochondrial isoform X2; the protein is MAAHCSAGLAARSGLGGFLRRVCCLKSCGPPTSPLCQQHRRFFWRKWKNSHNVVRPATVRPAYAVPKHIARPDYVGTTLVPEWPDYIEIKGQEQIEGLARACQLARHVLLLAGCNLKVGMTTDEIDFIVHQETIKHNAYPSPLRYGGFPKSVCTSVNNVVCHGIPDSRQLQDGDIINIDVTVYLDGYHGDTSETFLIGEVDEIGQRLVETARRCRDEAIAACMPGAQLCVIGNTISEIAHASGFQVCPYFIGHGIGSYFHGYPEIWHHANDNDMTMDEGMAFTIEPILMEGSVDFKILKDKWTAVSADDKRSAQFEHTVVITSDGVEILTKLPEESNL